The sequence tattaggctattgcttgaattgatattattgtgtactacaactattctccttactatatttgacctacattttaatctattccctgttcaattttaaatattattatgttgttttgtatttatgtgtcgctttggacaaaggcgtctgctaaatccataaccataaccataataatGTACTAAACAAATTGGCCAAACAGTTATTGTCCACAGTTATTGTTCTCATGGGGTCACGCTATTTCATTTTGCACAGTCTCTCAGAGAGCATTAAGGTGCATCGGAGCGGAGAGAGGTCcacacacttttcttttcattttgcaTAGTGTATAAAGAGGAAGTTTCTTGGATGGGTAGATCAGTAAATCACACCGCTTCAGCCTTCATGCACCACCATCGTGCTGGAAACACTTACCAGAGAATGGCCATCGACGCCGTGTACTCCAATGTGAACCTAAAGGCAAAGAAAAAGTCCAAGTCTGCATTTggtggaggtgagtgtgtgtgagagacatgcCATTTTTGGTTTGTTGTGACTGTTTGTATTTgcatatgtgagtatgtgtgtgtggctgttcgtgtgtctgtttgtgtgtccgcGTGTGCccgagtgtgagtgagtgtgtatgtgtatgtgtgtgtgtgtgtgtgtgtgtgtaggtatgtgtgtgtgtatgtgtctgtctgttgtacCTTCTTTGATGTAAGTGTCATAGGTCTTTTTATTCCCTTCCCAAGCAGacgatgacagtgatgatgttgaCTACACATTAATAGACTTCACCAACTCAGGGAACAAGCAGAGAAGGCCAAACGGTGAGTGTGAACTGCAGCATAGTAGATACAAATACCTTCTTTTTTATGCCACGCACTTTCTGGATTTCCGACAGACTGTCACCCGTGTTGTAGCAGCTGTTGTTTCAGGGTTCGTGTTTACACAGACCtggttgggtgttgcacctagtgaatgGGCACGTTAAGATGCTGAAGGGTTTGTGTCAAAGTTGGATAAAGAGTCACCCTGTTGGGCATAAACAAGATACTTAATGTCAGAGTAAACACAAAAGTAACAGAATATAACAAGATGCCGTTACATTGACACTTCACCAGAAATATATTGCTGTCTGAAGAGCCTTTTATGGCATATAGTTGATTATTCAATGTGGTTTCTGTCCATAATTAGTAGTGGAAAAGGTGCATGTGGTGACGTCTCTGTTATTGTGCCTTGGAGCTAGTGGATCTTGGACTGCTCTGCCATCTGGTGGTGTTGTTCTATTGAAGAAGGTGCCCACTGAACCATTCAGTGAAATGTTATGAAGAAGTTTCTAGAATGTTGTTTTCAGTATGGTGTGGTGCATACTGATGTGCTATAACCAGAGGTGGGAAGTAAATAAGTACAAATACTTAAGTAAGTAGCATTTTCAGGTACCTGTACTTTACTGGAGTATTTATTTTTCCAACAACGTTTTAGAACTCTCTTCAAAACTCATGTTATACTTTTGTCTGAATGCATTTGAGCAGTGCCGGTTCAAACCTCCATATGGGACTCTAAGCAAAAACCTGCTAAGGGGCCATCCTACCTGAACTCTGAGGGCCAAAAACCTGCTAAGGGGCCATCCTACCTGAACTCTGAGGGCCAAAATTGAaccattttttttacagtatcaTCAGTCGGGTAAACTTGTGTTCGTTCcatggtttgatgtcaacatACATCTCTCCAGTgcgtgttgctggcctagcctagacCTACCTAATGGAACGTTTTTGAACGCAGGCGACAGAAATGCAGCATCTCCGCTTTGCGTTGGGCCGTTTTACCATCTAGAACATGTATTAACTTTGTATAGTCGAACGGCGTGTCGTCCATTATGCCTTACATACACCATTAGGCCACAGTCCGCTTCTTTTAACAGAAACAACTGGTAAAATAGTCCTTCCAAAAGGCTTggatactttttacttttatactttaagtacATTTCCGTACATTTAAGATTACTTTCTTAATTTTACGTGAGTGAAGAAGTTGAATCACTACTTATACTTTTACTAGTCTTTTTTACAGATGTATCTGTATGTCTACTTGAGTATGGCAAGTGTGTGCTTTTACCATCTCTGGCTATAATGCATAGGATAAGTTATTGGGTAAGATTACTTGTATGTGACAATGAGAGGTATGGTCTTTGTCTGCAACAAATAGCATGATGAATAACATCATCTCCTGTGTATGTCTGCGTATGAAAAAGGATGGGACTTTATAGGACTCCTGTTCTTTTCTTTGCATTAGCTGTGGACAGTGAAGCTGTCACATACTCTGCAGTCAAAATCCCCCAACCAGGTGTCAGCAAAGAACCAATCCACAGAGATGGTGAGTGACAGCTGTGTTAAGCCTGGACACATAATTTTCTGTAAATGGGAACTCTGTAAATATCTCCAAACTACTCACTCTCATtttatggtttttttttttttttttacatttctggcTAAAAGGGGCAGAGGGTGATGATGTAATCTACTACAAGATCACCCAGCCACATAGAGGTTTGCTTGAGAGGTTTACTTCCTGTTTAAGGCCAGTTTGCCAGCTGAAGTACTTTGCTTTCTTTTAGTGTTATTCTGCCATCAACAGGTCATTCTAttactcttattctctctctcattctctgactgtgtgtgtgtgtgtgtgtgtggttttgggtgtgtttgtgttgaatttAACCTTCTGTTTTTTTCGCAAAAAATCCAGCTACAGCACATGAATATTGCTTGCATGTTGTCCTTCCCTAAGTCAAAGACTGCCactactctctatctctctctcttatctgtaGATGGTCTTTCTAGCCAGTCTTCAGCACAGCACAATGAACCGCTTCCAACACAAAGTGGACATACACCTGCGGCCTTCCTGGCCCAGAGTGACCCATTCCCCATGACAATGATGCTGAGGGAGACCCAGCAAAGGTTCTTTCAGAGACCCACGTTTCTGCTGTTTCTATGCGTTCTCTTTTTCACACTGACGGTAATTCTGGGAGTGCTCTGTAAGTATCACAAAGTAGCAGCTGACTGCCACACAATATACACATTTCCATCCATAGCTAATGATGCCATTTAAGAATGAATGTATtgatgctgtgtgttgtgtttgtgtccctACAGATTTATTGGAGGAAAATGCCCATGCAGGTATTtattataaaataaattataGAAATGCACTGTCTGGCTAGATAGATACAGCAGATAGATACTTGTTTTATTCATCCCCAGAGGCACTGTAAATTGTGGTTTTGCAATAGTaatgcacacatgtacatgtaacAATGCTGACCaacatgtttttcttcctttctgtATCATCACACTGGTTTCATAAAGATTCCATGGGCAAATATGAATCTCTCCAGTCTGTGCACAGGGTAGTCCAGAACAAatacactgtgtgcaaaattatTAGGCAAGTTGTATTCCTGAGGATTTATTGTATCGTTGAACAAATACAGTTTTCCCAGTCAATCAAAAATGTTAATACACCTCAAATCTGAATATTTAACAGAGAAAAAGTGAGTTTTGGCTTCATCAGGAAAATATCTATGTGTGCAGAATTATTAGGCAACTATTAGTGTGCAGAATTGTTATGCAACTAAATGAAAAGCTAAAATGTTCCCATCTcacttgtttattttcatttctcAGAGTAagaataatacataaataactcagtatgtacaaatacacacaaaaaatattcaGTGACCAATATAGCCACCCTTCTTTTCAATAACAGTCATGAGCCTTCCATCCATGGAGTCTTTTGTTTTCTTATCTGTTGATGATCAACTTTTTGCGCAGCATCAACCACAGCCTCCCAAATGTTGTTCAGAGAGGTGTATTGTCTTCCCTCACTGTAAATCTCACGTTTAAGAAGTTCCCACAGGTTCTCAATGGGGTTTAGGTCAAGTGAAGAAGGGGACCACGTCATTATTCTGTCATCTTTAAGGCCTTTGCTGGCTAGCCATGCAGTGGAGTACTTGGATGCATGTGATGGAGCATTGTCCTGCATAAAAATCATGGCTTTCTTGAAGGATATAGACTTTTTCCTGTACCACTGCTTGAAGAAAGTATCTTCTAAAAACTGGCAGTAGTTTTGGGAGTTGATTTTAAGTCCATTTTCAACTCTAAAAGGTCCAACTAGCTCATCCTTAATAATAGCAGCCCATACCAGTACCCCACCTCCACCTTGCTGGCGTCCGACTCGGAAGTGGAGCTCTGTGCCCATTAGTGATCCAGCCACGGGCCCATCCATCTGGTCCATCAAGAGTCACTCTCATTTCATCTGTCCATAAAACCTTTGAAAAATCTGTCTTCAGATATTTCTTGGCCCAGGCTTGACGTTTCAACTTATGAGTCTTGTTAAGTGGTGGTCGTGTTTTAGCCTTTCTTACCTGGGCCATGTCTCTGAGCACTGAACACCTTGTACTTCTGGACACTCCAGGGAGGTTGCATTTCTGGAATATGGCAGCACTGGAGGTTAATGGGTTCCTGGTAACTTCACGTTTAATTCTTCTCAAGTCTCTAGCAGTTAATCTGCGCCTTTTTTCCTCCACACGTTTCTTGCGACCCTGTTGACTATTTGCAACGAAACGTTTGATTGTTCGGTGATCACGCCTCAGTATCTTTGCTACTTCAAGAGTGCTGCATCCCTCTGAAAGGCATTTTACTATTTTTGACTTTTCAGAGTCTGTTAAATCTCTTTTTTGTCTGAGGTAAAGAAGCTGCCTAATAATTATGCACACCTTGCTATAGGGTGTTGATCACTATAGaccactccctccctcattgCACAAATACACATCACCTGATAATGCTTAAATCCAATTAGCATTCAAGTTTATATAGCTTGGAGTTGGAAAATATGCATGAAAATggcaattacattacattacattacattacattacattacattacatttggctgacgctttttaaccaaagcgactaacaacatggtaaacagtaagttttagaacaattctcacaattttaggacagtttaaaaaaacattagagtacagtaagaataagtgcgtcggtgagtgctgtttttaacagttaattgtcagtttaaaacggctggtgagtagCAACGGCTGGCAATAAGGTCAAAATACTCACTTGCCTAataattttgcacacagtgtacTCCCAGAGTCGTAGGGATCCGTCAGGTCAGTCCTTGTCCCTCTAGAAATGTAAACAATATTTAACACATACCAAAAAATAGACAATGGAGTGTCAGGTATAGATGGTTTACTTTGGTGATAGTAATGCCTCGTTAATTGCATTTAATTCAATTAGTACTATAGGCTCTTTGGCTTATCAATTATTATGAATACTGTAGCGCAGAGCAATCATTAAGGTTTTGGCAAAAATAAATGTTGTTAGTAATTTTTTGGTTGACCACTCCGAGGGCAGTGGAACACTTGGGCACGTGCAACTTAGTGGGCATAGCACCATTAGGCTGATAAGGAATAGAAGCTTTTGGTCCCCACTATGGGATGCATCTAGTTTAAGTCTTTCCCTCACAAAATGAAAGCTGTAGTTAGAACTTTGCCTTTGTGGTGAAAAACTAAACCAAATTGCAGTTACTAATTTGATACTCAAACTTAAAAAGGATCCACAAACACAATTTAACAAAACAGGTGCCCAAACAAAATGTCAACACTTTCTCTGAAACTCATTTGTTATGTCTTAACTGAAAAGACTCTTACAGTTAAAACTTTCCCCACAACAGAGGCTCTCGAGAGTCTGAAGGTTCTCAACATCAGCCATGGAAAACTGTCTGGAGAGAAAGTATCCTTGCTGAGACAAATCGATGGTAAGGCAGTAGTGAAATTTCAGCACAAAAGCAGCACTGAGATTCAAGATCACAattgatatactgtatactcagGATTAGGTAAGCAGTTCTGCTTATGTACCCTAACAAAATTTGTAAAATGAAAACACCAGTGATCAGGCAAAACACATTTTGTAAGGTGCAATGGTTCTCTACTTGCGGTGGCtagcggtggtcataataagaTTATCTTTATTCAAACGCTTACATACCCATAGTTCTTAAATGAGAACTTAAGCCCTGTTAAAAAATTGAAGGAATCGGTGCTACCTAATGCGAGTTAGCCTGCTAGCAACTAATGCAGCAAAGCAGCTAAGTTATGCTATGGGGGCATCACTTAAACTTTGACTTAGTGCATCTTTACAGACTCCTCAGCATGTCTTTACAAGTGCTGTGCAACATGAACATGGTCCTTACTGTAATTGCGAAGAAACAGTATAAATCCAGTGTTTGTACAGGCAGTCACATACCTCTGTTTCTGTCACTTTCTGTACCCTAAAGTCCATATGAAAGTCACATTTTCCCATTTCCACAGAAACCAGATTGTGAAGTTtccaaaaaaaaatatataattgagcATTGCAATGGTTATGTATTAAAAgagctctaagcgatgttgggtaacgttacttctgttgacgttcaaacgtaacatcgcttagagcacctttaatagtCATAACTGTAACAACATGGAAACGGTCCAAATGAGAGCTGAGCAGGCACAGCACTAATGTTACTGAATGGAGGATGAAGGACCAAAGATTACCttaggataaataaataaatgcagaaaGAAATTATGAGAtgtatgaataaataaatgtatcctCCTGCTATTGCCAACATCCACCACAACACAAAAAAGAACTAAAGATTAATAGATATATTTCTCctagtatataatatataccAAGTATAACAATGtacaagaataataataatgataaaaaaacaaaaaaaaaacaatttgtaATGTCGGCCACATGATGGATTTGCCCATTTGTGTCCACTGTTGTGTTTTATTGGAAAGGGTTTTATTCTGTCATCCATACATACATTGATGTTTCTCTTCTCCACCCTTTGTGGAACTGACAGAGCTCGATGGAGAGAAGACATCCATTCAAAGTCAACTGAATGGTGAGCCTGAGATAGGACAACACACCATTTAGGATCTGAACAGATTTTCAAAATATAAGGGATCTAGATCAATGATGCCTACACTAAGAATACACTTTGAGAACAACACCCCGAGATTTCTTTTTCATATTATTTGATCTTATTTCATATATACAGTCTAATATATAATTGTATTATTTTGCATCAATTCATATTATTCTATTATTTTGAACAACAAAGTATGTTAGATTACAGATCTTGTCAACTCATTAAGTGATGAAATTGTGGCAGCTGCACTTACATGCTTCTCTTTTGACAGCTGTAAACAAGAGTTTGCAATTTGAGATGGACACAAATAGAAAACTTTCTTtggaaaaaaagacaagagaGTGGAATCTTACAAGTAAGTGTCAAAACTCAGTTTACAGGATTCCACAAGTACATTTGCTGTGCAAAATTGCGTATTTCAATGTTtatagtttttgttgttgtttttcttgtaTTCAACAGTGGATATCTATCCGTTTATGTTTTTGTCACTCTTAGCCAACAACTTGTGAAAGCTGCAGCAATATACCCATCATTGTCTCTCTTTTCACAGGTGTGACCAGGGATTTGGAAAAGgagaaacaacaaaacaaacagcttACAAGTGacaaagaaacaaaagaaaaaaaactctcagGTGAGTGGCATGACCCAGTTTGCTTGATTGGAGCTTTTTGGAAAAAGATGGAGTTTGATTGTTCCACACATTTGTACATCTTTTCCAAACAGATTTGAGGACTGAAAAAGAGAAtgcagagagattgagagatcaATATAACACTTCACTCTCTGGTGAGGAAAAGCTGACACATAAGAGATGCTTCTGTTCCTTTTGGTTCTGATACATATTCCCACCAGGTTAACATGTGTCATGTtttaacaaatgtaaaaatggtTAAACAGGTAGAGGAATTCATAGATTGGATTGGTTAACTAGACAATACACTATATTTACTAGTGTTAACTACTTATACACAGAGATAGACATAGTCAATATAACTGTTGGTGATAGAAATAGATATACAGTATGGATACCCATTGCATTGTAtatgcatttgttttttgtttgtcattGTTGAACAGATACACAGAAGAGACTTGATGAGCAGAAGATAAGCAATGCTTTTCTCTCCCACATCAAGGACAGTATTGAGGTAGAGCTGAAAAGTAAGGGACATTTTCCTACACAATTAGTCCTTTTAATTAGTTTGCCCCAAGAACCATGTTTCCCACAGATGTAAGACTGAACTTTTGACTTTTTAGATTTTCAGAAAATGTCCATTACATTAACCTACTGCATGTTCACTTACAGTATAGTATGTGGATTATATTTGTACAGAATATCGAGAAACATTTCATAAAACCAGAGATGATGAACAAAAAAAGATGTTGAACAGCGTGCTACAAGGTTAGTCATTATGCTGCCTTTAGTGGATAGCCTAGAACATGTGCCCACATAAAATGATGTGGAAGGAGAAACAATTCACCACAGTTCCATGCTTGAGGCACTATTACCATGTTCTGAGATAAAACGAATGACAATCCATTACCATAATATCCCGTCTATTAACCAAGGTTTACACATTCATTTTGCAGTTCTCACTATTATGCTAATCGATAAggacttttttttgtgtgaattAATTGGAATCAGTCAATACCGTAAACCTAAGAGTAGCAGGTCCACAAAAAGTGACGGATAGTTTGACAGCAGTGACCACATGAATTGTAGTTTTATTTGTGACACAATAAAGAAATGTTCAATACATGGGAGCGGTCAatatgtattttgtatttttaattGGCATAAAACACTGTTATGCAGTTTAATACACAGTGCATCTATAAGCGGGAAATTACTGTACCTGTACATGTTGTGACAGTGATTTCAGTTCTGCTTCGTAACTGAAGTTCATGaagtgcctgctgtgtgtgtcattataagtatatgtatagtatagtatattgtATATACTATTtatatatagtgtatatagtataagtatagtattaTATAGACATGTTCTGTTTCTTCACTTAACAGCTTTAGAGATGGGCTGTGCCCTTGGATGGAAAAACTTCACAGGAAAGTGCTACTTCTTCTCCTCTGAAAGTGATACCTGGAATCAGAGCAGAGATGCCTGCCAGGCCAAGGGGGGACATTTGGTTGTCATAGACTCAGAAGGGGAATGGGTAAGACAATATAACTGATGGATCATTTGAATTTCCCTGTGTATATGTCCTTGCATGTAGTCCTACTGGAATACACACTGAACCAGACTTATCTTGCTTTAGGAATTACTTATGAAAAAGAGACCAGGAGTTACAAAGACCTCTTACTGGATCGGCCTAACTGATGCAGAGGAGGAGGCGACATGGTGCTGGGTGGACAACACAGTCCTTGGTGAAAGGTAAAGATGtattgtatgtacagtatatctttgtgtgtgtatgtttaataACTGGGTGATGTTTCTTTTGAATTAATCTTGCATTAATTACGATAAAAAAGAGCGGTAACACTttggtaagggtacatgaattatcatggaTTCATATATGAATTAATAcctgatttatgcattacttcattccttaatatatTATGAACATCGGAGACCCTGAAATGactgtttgcacagcaaattaGGAGTA comes from Alosa sapidissima isolate fAloSap1 chromosome 18, fAloSap1.pri, whole genome shotgun sequence and encodes:
- the LOC121690140 gene encoding C-type lectin domain family 4 member M-like isoform X1 — encoded protein: MAIDAVYSNVNLKAKKKSKSAFGGDDDSDDVDYTLIDFTNSGNKQRRPNAVDSEAVTYSAVKIPQPGVSKEPIHRDGAEGDDVIYYKITQPHRDGLSSQSSAQHNEPLPTQSGHTPAAFLAQSDPFPMTMMLRETQQRFFQRPTFLLFLCVLFFTLTVILGVLYLLEENAHAEALESLKVLNISHGKLSGEKVSLLRQIDELDGEKTSIQSQLNAVNKSLQFEMDTNRKLSLEKKTREWNLTSVTRDLEKEKQQNKQLTSDKETKEKKLSDLRTEKENAERLRDQYNTSLSDTQKRLDEQKISNAFLSHIKDSIEVELKKYRETFHKTRDDEQKKMLNSVLQALEMGCALGWKNFTGKCYFFSSESDTWNQSRDACQAKGGHLVVIDSEGEWELLMKKRPGVTKTSYWIGLTDAEEEATWCWVDNTVLGESYRHWMNKEPDNWTDKKKKPEGEDCARTNDMEGSWMDAFCDKKYHYICEATAAVKP
- the LOC121690140 gene encoding C-type lectin domain family 10 member A-like isoform X2, which gives rise to MAIDAVYSNVNLKAKKKSKSAFGGDDDSDDVDYTLIDFTNSGNKQRRPNAVDSEAVTYSAVKIPQPGVSKEPIHRDDGLSSQSSAQHNEPLPTQSGHTPAAFLAQSDPFPMTMMLRETQQRFFQRPTFLLFLCVLFFTLTVILGVLYLLEENAHAEALESLKVLNISHGKLSGEKVSLLRQIDELDGEKTSIQSQLNAVNKSLQFEMDTNRKLSLEKKTREWNLTSVTRDLEKEKQQNKQLTSDKETKEKKLSDLRTEKENAERLRDQYNTSLSDTQKRLDEQKISNAFLSHIKDSIEVELKKYRETFHKTRDDEQKKMLNSVLQALEMGCALGWKNFTGKCYFFSSESDTWNQSRDACQAKGGHLVVIDSEGEWELLMKKRPGVTKTSYWIGLTDAEEEATWCWVDNTVLGESYRHWMNKEPDNWTDKKKKPEGEDCARTNDMEGSWMDAFCDKKYHYICEATAAVKP